One genomic segment of Pelagerythrobacter marensis includes these proteins:
- a CDS encoding GIY-YIG nuclease family protein, with amino-acid sequence MTDEPYCWVYILASQKRGTLYIGLTSRLAERIEEHRSGRVPGFTRQYGVRRLVHLEPFSDIHEAIAREKALKKWRRAWKIALIEAGNPDWRDLWHDLNR; translated from the coding sequence ATGACCGACGAGCCATATTGCTGGGTCTACATCCTTGCGAGTCAGAAGCGCGGCACGCTCTACATCGGCCTCACGTCCCGCCTTGCCGAACGGATCGAGGAGCACCGGAGCGGCAGGGTTCCCGGCTTCACGCGGCAATACGGGGTGAGGCGACTGGTCCATCTCGAACCGTTCAGCGATATTCATGAGGCCATTGCGCGCGAGAAGGCGTTGAAGAAATGGCGCCGTGCGTGGAAGATCGCGCTGATCGAGGCCGGCAATCCGGACTGGCGCGACCTTTGGCATGACCTGAACCGCTGA
- the dapB gene encoding 4-hydroxy-tetrahydrodipicolinate reductase, translating to MVRIGIIGSEGRMGQALARAVTDGGHELAGGIDRGGDPAALADRSDVLVDFSAPVALEANLHAAIGAGIPMVIGTTGLEDRHHVAIDNAARQLAVLQTGNTSLGITLLARLVREAAASLGPEWDIEIVEMHHRMKVDAPSGTALLLGEAAAAGRGIELAGNSESGRDGHTGARQQGAIGFAALRGGTVAGEHSVIVAGEEERLTLSHSAENRMIFARGAVKAAQWLIGRDAGRYAMDDILAPDPAPAATGA from the coding sequence ATGGTACGCATCGGCATTATCGGCAGCGAAGGGCGCATGGGGCAGGCACTGGCCCGCGCGGTAACGGACGGCGGGCACGAACTCGCTGGCGGGATTGACCGCGGCGGCGACCCGGCGGCGCTGGCCGACCGCAGCGACGTGCTGGTGGATTTTTCCGCCCCCGTCGCGCTGGAGGCGAACCTGCACGCCGCGATCGGCGCGGGCATTCCGATGGTGATCGGCACCACCGGGCTGGAGGATCGCCATCACGTCGCGATCGACAATGCCGCGCGCCAGCTGGCGGTGCTGCAGACGGGCAATACCTCGCTCGGCATTACCCTGCTCGCGCGGCTGGTGCGCGAGGCGGCGGCCAGCCTCGGCCCCGAATGGGATATCGAGATCGTCGAAATGCACCACCGGATGAAAGTCGATGCCCCTTCGGGCACGGCCCTGCTGCTGGGCGAGGCGGCGGCGGCCGGGCGCGGGATTGAGCTTGCCGGCAACAGTGAGAGCGGGCGCGACGGCCACACCGGCGCGCGGCAGCAGGGGGCGATCGGCTTTGCCGCGCTGCGTGGGGGCACGGTCGCGGGCGAGCACAGCGTCATCGTTGCGGGGGAGGAAGAACGCCTGACCCTTTCGCACAGCGCCGAAAACCGGATGATCTTCGCGCGCGGGGCGGTCAAGGCGGCGCAATGGCTGATCGGGCGCGATGCCGGGCGCTATGCGATGGACGACATCCTCGCGCCGGACCCCGCTCCCGCCGCCACTGGCGCGTGA
- a CDS encoding NAD-dependent deacylase, whose product MADIRNIVILTGAGVSAESGIDTFRGGGGLWEQHRVEDVATPEAFARDPDLVLRFYDMRRAAIQEKEPNPAHAALARLDAEWPGELLIVTQNVDDLHERAGARRVLHMHGTHLNAWCAACDARSRWTGPLIDRPPCPACDAQALRPDVVWFGEMPYGMERIYGALRSADLFVSVGTSGAVYPAAGFVRDARELGTQTLELNLERSQGSTWFDETRLGPASELVPAWVDEMLG is encoded by the coding sequence ATGGCAGACATTCGCAACATCGTCATCCTCACCGGCGCAGGCGTCAGCGCCGAAAGCGGGATCGACACCTTCCGCGGCGGCGGGGGCCTGTGGGAACAGCACCGGGTGGAAGACGTCGCCACGCCCGAAGCGTTCGCCCGCGATCCCGACCTCGTGCTGCGCTTCTACGACATGCGGCGCGCCGCGATTCAGGAAAAGGAACCCAACCCCGCGCACGCGGCGCTGGCGCGGCTCGATGCCGAGTGGCCGGGTGAGCTGCTGATCGTGACACAGAACGTCGACGACCTGCACGAACGCGCCGGCGCGCGGCGGGTGCTGCACATGCACGGTACCCATCTCAATGCCTGGTGCGCGGCCTGCGACGCGCGCTCGCGCTGGACCGGCCCGCTGATCGACCGACCGCCCTGCCCCGCCTGCGACGCGCAGGCCCTGCGGCCCGACGTCGTCTGGTTCGGCGAGATGCCTTACGGGATGGAGCGGATCTACGGCGCCTTGCGGTCGGCGGACCTGTTCGTATCCGTCGGGACATCGGGTGCGGTCTATCCGGCGGCAGGCTTCGTGCGCGACGCGCGCGAACTGGGCACGCAGACGCTGGAACTCAACCTCGAACGCAGCCAGGGTTCAACCTGGTTCGACGAAACCCGCCTCGGCCCGGCAAGCGAGCTGGTCCCGGCCTGGGTGGACGAGATGCTGGGGTGA